Part of the Carnobacterium pleistocenium FTR1 genome is shown below.
TAACCAATTAAGCGTTTCGGTCCGACCATGAATATCTGTCGGAATCAGTTGTTTGTATTTCTCGGCTAAGTACAGAAGAATAGAGCCGGATTCAAAAACTTCCACACGAGGACTTTGGCTTTGGTCAACAAGGGCTGGAATTTTAGAGTTAGGATTGATCTCAACAAAATCCGACCCGAATTGGTCGCCTTCCCCAATATTAATAGTGTACAAGTCATAATCTGCGTCCATTACACCCAATTCTTTTAGCTCTTCGAACATAACCGTGACTTTAATACCATTCGGTGTTCCTAATGAGTAAAGTTGGAATGGAGCCTCTCCTACTGGTAATTTTTGTTCAAAACGACTGCCAGCTGTTGAACGATTGCCCCCTTTATTTGAATTCTCATCTTCCCACTGCCACACTTTTGGTAATTCATATTCCGCCATCATAACACTCCTCATACTTTTTATTAGTAACCCTATCATACTACTTATGTACCACTATTCTCAAATTTCTACTTCTTTATAATATTATTATTTCGGAAAAGTGAGCCAATGAATTGATATATTAACAGATTAAACCCTTTATTTTTTTGCCTATTGAGGTATTAGAAAGCACTATAGAAGATAACAA
Proteins encoded:
- the yghU gene encoding glutathione-dependent disulfide-bond oxidoreductase, which translates into the protein MAEYELPKVWQWEDENSNKGGNRSTAGSRFEQKLPVGEAPFQLYSLGTPNGIKVTVMFEELKELGVMDADYDLYTINIGEGDQFGSDFVEINPNSKIPALVDQSQSPRVEVFESGSILLYLAEKYKQLIPTDIHGRTETLNWLFWQMGAGPYVGGGFGHFFAYAPEPMKYPIDRFTMETKRQLDLLDKTLAQRPYIAGDTYTIADIAIWSWYGRLALGKLYEGSYEFLNLDVYPHLLKWAHLIAERPGVQKGLEAEYQPLED